In the Pelomicrobium methylotrophicum genome, one interval contains:
- a CDS encoding DUF1269 domain-containing protein, giving the protein MRRRLYFVLPDVASARRMLDDLLLARIEERHIRFLAKRGILLPDMPEATVFQKTDLVHGAELGMAIGGMAGVLGGLIVVFFPPEGVSLQLVTILLSALLGALFGAWVASLAASAVPNSRLKAFEKDIEEGKVLMIVDVPFRRTHEIMELVHRTHPEASDHGVEPTFPAFP; this is encoded by the coding sequence ATGAGACGACGGCTCTACTTCGTACTGCCGGACGTGGCGTCCGCGCGTAGGATGCTGGATGACCTGCTGCTGGCGCGGATTGAAGAGCGCCATATCCGTTTTCTTGCCAAGCGCGGCATACTTTTGCCGGACATGCCCGAGGCCACGGTGTTTCAGAAAACGGACCTCGTGCATGGCGCAGAGCTCGGCATGGCAATTGGCGGCATGGCGGGGGTGCTCGGCGGCCTGATTGTGGTCTTTTTCCCACCCGAAGGGGTATCGCTGCAGCTCGTCACCATTCTCTTAAGCGCGCTGCTGGGTGCCCTCTTCGGCGCATGGGTCGCCAGCCTAGCCGCATCCGCAGTGCCGAACTCTCGCTTGAAGGCCTTCGAGAAGGACATCGAGGAAGGCAAGGTACTCATGATCGTGGACGTGCCGTTCCGTCGCACCCACGAGATTATGGAACTCGTGCATCGCACCCATCCCGAGGCGAGCGACCACGGCGTCGAACCCACCTTCCCGGCGTTTCCGTAA
- the pyrC gene encoding dihydroorotase — translation MDRLTITQPDDWHLHLRDGPLLAAVVPHTARCFARAIVMPNLNPPITTADQAVAYRDRILAARPQGCNFTPLMTLYLTDRTSAQHIRDAHASGVVHAVKLYPAGATTHSESGVTDLRRCEAALEEMERIGMPLLVHGEVTDPEVDVFDREAVFIERVLTPLIERYPRLKVVLEHITTEEAVRFVTLAPPRVAATITAHHLLWNRNQLFEGGLRPHHYCLPVLKRERHRQALVAAATSGNPKFFLGTDSAPHPRRAKEATCGCAGIYTAHAALELYAEAFEAAGALDKLEAFASFNGPAFYGLPRNAGTVTLVREPWRVPETYPFGDEVVVPMRAGERIAWRLAS, via the coding sequence GTGGACCGCCTGACCATTACCCAGCCGGACGACTGGCACCTGCACTTGCGGGACGGCCCGCTGCTGGCGGCGGTGGTGCCCCATACGGCCCGCTGTTTCGCCCGTGCCATCGTCATGCCCAACCTCAATCCGCCGATCACTACCGCGGACCAGGCCGTCGCCTACCGGGACCGGATCCTGGCGGCGCGCCCCCAAGGCTGCAATTTCACGCCCCTCATGACGCTGTATCTCACCGATCGCACCAGCGCCCAGCACATCCGGGATGCCCACGCGAGCGGCGTGGTGCACGCGGTGAAGCTCTATCCCGCCGGAGCGACGACCCATTCGGAATCGGGTGTGACCGACCTGCGCCGGTGCGAGGCGGCGCTCGAGGAAATGGAACGGATCGGAATGCCCCTGCTCGTGCACGGTGAGGTGACCGATCCGGAAGTGGATGTCTTCGACCGGGAAGCGGTCTTCATCGAGCGGGTGCTGACGCCACTCATCGAGCGCTACCCGCGGCTCAAGGTGGTGCTGGAGCACATCACCACGGAGGAAGCGGTCCGATTCGTCACCCTCGCCCCGCCACGGGTGGCGGCGACCATCACGGCCCATCACCTTCTTTGGAATCGCAACCAACTGTTCGAGGGGGGGCTCCGACCCCACCATTACTGCTTGCCGGTGCTCAAGCGGGAGCGCCACCGGCAGGCGCTGGTCGCCGCGGCTACCAGCGGCAATCCCAAGTTCTTTCTTGGTACGGACAGCGCTCCCCATCCCCGACGGGCGAAAGAGGCGACCTGTGGATGCGCCGGGATCTATACGGCCCACGCGGCCCTGGAGCTTTACGCAGAAGCCTTCGAGGCCGCAGGCGCGCTCGATAAGCTCGAAGCCTTTGCGAGCTTCAACGGGCCGGCTTTCTACGGGCTGCCTAGAAATGCCGGCACGGTCACGCTGGTGCGGGAGCCGTGGCGGGTTCCCGAAACCTACCCCTTCGGCGACGAGGTGGTGGTTCCCATGCGCGCTGGCGAGCGCATCGCATGGCGGCTCGCCAGTTAA
- the rsmI gene encoding 16S rRNA (cytidine(1402)-2'-O)-methyltransferase — MATPIGNLRDLSFRALDVLAAVEVVAAEDTRVTARLLSHYNLSKRLVALHEHNERRATETVVGFLEAGKSVALVSDAGTPAISDPGAQLVAEARRRGYPVVPVPGANAALCALSAAGVGGGPFLFYGFLPSRPKARREALTALRELNFPIVFYEAPHRIVDSVRAIGETLGESRRITLAKELTKVHEAFVEGAPQDIVAWLETDPARQRGEFVIIVHARAPGDELAATFDATSLLAALIDELPASRAAAVVAKLTGADRQALFTQATAMKRARK, encoded by the coding sequence GTGGCTACACCCATTGGGAATCTTCGCGACTTAAGCTTTCGTGCGCTCGACGTGCTGGCCGCGGTCGAGGTGGTGGCGGCCGAAGACACGCGCGTGACCGCTCGGCTCCTTTCCCACTATAACTTGTCCAAGCGTCTCGTCGCGCTCCATGAGCACAACGAGCGACGGGCCACCGAAACAGTGGTGGGCTTTCTCGAGGCGGGAAAATCGGTGGCGCTGGTGAGCGATGCGGGCACGCCGGCCATCAGCGATCCCGGCGCCCAGCTGGTGGCGGAGGCGCGGCGGCGCGGTTACCCGGTCGTCCCAGTGCCGGGGGCAAACGCCGCGCTCTGCGCGCTCTCGGCCGCCGGTGTGGGGGGCGGGCCGTTTCTCTTCTATGGCTTTCTGCCCTCCAGGCCCAAGGCGCGCCGAGAGGCCTTGACCGCTCTCAGGGAGCTTAACTTTCCGATCGTGTTCTACGAGGCGCCCCACCGCATCGTCGACAGCGTGCGGGCGATCGGTGAGACGTTGGGCGAAAGCCGCCGCATCACCCTGGCCAAGGAGCTCACGAAGGTCCACGAAGCGTTCGTCGAAGGCGCTCCGCAGGACATCGTGGCCTGGCTCGAGACCGACCCGGCCCGCCAGCGGGGGGAATTCGTCATCATCGTGCATGCACGGGCGCCAGGGGACGAGCTTGCAGCCACCTTCGACGCCACGTCGCTGCTCGCGGCGCTGATCGACGAGCTTCCCGCCAGCCGCGCCGCCGCCGTGGTGGCAAAGTTGACAGGTGCCGACCGCCAGGCGCTGTTCACCCAGGCCACCGCCATGAAACGTGCCCGCAAATAA
- a CDS encoding penicillin-binding protein activator, whose product MQRLFLLLAALVLGLYGIPAAPANGHRPALKASWSHVQLAQVAADTAGDLTPGPWRAVAHVALLLPLKSADFANAAEMVRQGFLVAAESGGRPPFPIRVYATQADTASILTAYEDAIRNGAAVVVGPLTRDGVGTLAASGRVSVPTLALNTIDAPAATLPRELYLFGLSVEGEARQIARLAFTPERPRAFVISSDTALARRLHEAFVRAWIATGGSVAGEFFPLDGGPEAWTALRRHASAPDAIVFLALEHDKARLIRPYLDPAMPVFATSLVYAGADDPVGNFDLNGVRFVDMPWLLTPDHPAVMTYPRPALPVSADLERLYALGIDAYRLSLEIARLPAPGTVHLDGVCGDLRLNEDRQFERTLVSAQFAGGQVRVLRRLP is encoded by the coding sequence ATGCAACGTCTGTTCCTGCTCCTCGCAGCGCTCGTCCTCGGACTATACGGCATCCCCGCTGCCCCCGCCAACGGGCACCGCCCCGCGCTCAAGGCGTCCTGGAGCCATGTCCAACTTGCCCAGGTCGCTGCGGATACCGCCGGTGACTTGACGCCGGGTCCATGGCGCGCGGTCGCCCACGTTGCGCTCCTTCTGCCGCTCAAATCCGCAGACTTCGCCAATGCGGCGGAAATGGTGCGCCAGGGGTTCCTGGTCGCGGCGGAAAGCGGAGGGCGTCCCCCCTTTCCGATCCGCGTGTATGCGACCCAGGCAGACACCGCCAGCATCCTGACCGCGTATGAGGACGCGATCCGCAACGGCGCGGCGGTGGTAGTGGGCCCGCTCACCCGCGACGGCGTCGGCACCCTGGCAGCCAGCGGCCGAGTGAGCGTGCCCACCCTGGCGCTGAATACCATCGACGCGCCCGCCGCGACACTGCCCCGCGAACTCTATCTTTTCGGACTCAGCGTGGAGGGTGAAGCCCGGCAGATCGCCCGGCTCGCCTTCACGCCGGAGCGCCCGCGGGCGTTTGTGATCAGCTCTGACACCGCGCTTGCCCGGCGTCTCCACGAGGCGTTCGTGCGGGCGTGGATCGCCACAGGCGGCTCCGTGGCAGGCGAGTTTTTCCCACTGGACGGCGGTCCCGAGGCCTGGACGGCGCTGCGCCGCCATGCGAGCGCGCCGGACGCCATCGTCTTCCTCGCCTTGGAGCACGACAAGGCGCGGCTTATTCGCCCCTACTTGGACCCCGCCATGCCGGTGTTCGCCACCTCTCTCGTCTACGCCGGCGCCGACGACCCGGTGGGGAACTTCGATCTGAACGGCGTACGGTTCGTGGACATGCCCTGGCTGCTGACGCCCGACCACCCGGCGGTCATGACCTATCCCCGGCCGGCCTTACCGGTGAGCGCCGATCTGGAGCGGCTCTACGCCCTCGGCATCGACGCGTACCGGCTGTCGCTGGAGATCGCCCGCCTGCCGGCGCCCGGTACCGTGCACCTCGACGGTGTCTGTGGCGACCTACGGCTGAATGAGGATCGCCAGTTCGAGCGAACGCTGGTCTCGGCCCAGTTCGCCGGTGGCCAAGTGCGGGTTTTGCGGAGGCTGCCCTGA
- a CDS encoding YraN family protein has product MTRTAGQDAERRAAQWLESQGLTLVHANYRCRFGEIDLVMRDGEALVFVEVRMRSREGFGGAAASIDWRKREKLVRAARHYLSRLPRVPACRFDAVLIDGEGRPQWIRSAFDAQ; this is encoded by the coding sequence CTGACCCGCACCGCCGGCCAGGACGCCGAGCGTCGCGCCGCCCAGTGGCTCGAGAGCCAAGGGCTTACGCTGGTACACGCCAATTACCGCTGCCGGTTCGGGGAGATCGACCTGGTGATGCGCGATGGCGAAGCGCTGGTCTTCGTCGAGGTACGGATGCGCAGCCGCGAAGGCTTCGGCGGGGCCGCTGCCAGCATCGACTGGCGCAAGCGTGAGAAGCTCGTCCGGGCAGCTCGCCACTACCTGTCACGCCTGCCGCGAGTGCCGGCCTGCCGTTTCGACGCGGTGCTGATCGACGGCGAAGGGCGCCCGCAATGGATACGTTCAGCCTTCGACGCGCAATGA
- a CDS encoding phosphoheptose isomerase encodes MDLIKRINAHFSDSAQLKLKAARELAAPIAAAAERMVQCLIKDGKILACGNGGSAADAQHFSAELLNRFEMERPALAAIALTTDSSTLTSIANDYTFVEVFSKQVRALGRPGDMLLAISTSGNSPNVIEAIKAAHERDMDVVALTGRSGGKMAELLRPSDIHLCVPAQSTARIQEVHILTLHCLCDAIDCLLLGVE; translated from the coding sequence ATGGACCTCATCAAGCGAATCAACGCCCATTTCTCGGACAGCGCCCAGCTCAAGCTCAAAGCGGCGCGCGAGCTTGCGGCGCCGATTGCCGCCGCCGCAGAGCGAATGGTGCAGTGCCTGATCAAGGACGGCAAGATCCTCGCCTGCGGCAACGGCGGCTCGGCGGCCGACGCCCAGCACTTCAGCGCCGAGCTGCTCAACCGCTTCGAGATGGAACGGCCGGCCCTCGCAGCGATCGCCCTCACCACCGATTCTTCCACGCTCACTTCGATCGCCAACGATTACACCTTCGTTGAGGTGTTTTCCAAGCAGGTGCGCGCGCTGGGGCGGCCGGGAGACATGCTTCTCGCCATCTCCACCAGCGGCAATTCCCCCAACGTGATCGAGGCCATCAAGGCCGCCCATGAGCGCGACATGGATGTGGTCGCCCTGACGGGGCGCTCCGGAGGGAAGATGGCGGAACTTCTGCGGCCGTCCGACATCCATCTGTGCGTTCCCGCGCAAAGCACTGCGCGCATCCAGGAGGTCCACATTCTGACGCTGCACTGCCTGTGCGATGCCATCGACTGTCTGTTACTGGGAGTGGAGTAA
- a CDS encoding BON domain-containing protein, which translates to MPKNLILVALALPLLSACAPAVIATGAGVAAVSAVDRRTTGVQIEDQAIELKSANRISQKLGNQVHVNVTSFNRNVLLSGEAPTESLKQEVENIVRSVENVRSITNEIVIANPSSFASRSNDAYLTSKVKARFIDNGVFNPLHVNVTTENGVVYLMGLVTRKEAEKAVEIARTTGGVRKVVKVFEYID; encoded by the coding sequence ATGCCCAAGAACCTCATCCTCGTTGCGCTTGCCCTGCCCCTGCTGTCGGCGTGCGCGCCGGCGGTCATCGCCACCGGTGCGGGCGTGGCGGCCGTGTCTGCCGTCGACCGGCGCACCACCGGCGTCCAGATCGAAGACCAGGCGATCGAGCTCAAGTCCGCCAACCGCATCAGCCAGAAACTCGGCAATCAGGTGCACGTCAACGTGACGAGCTTCAATCGCAACGTCCTGCTGAGCGGCGAAGCGCCGACGGAGAGCCTCAAGCAGGAGGTGGAGAACATCGTGCGGAGCGTGGAAAACGTGCGCTCCATCACCAACGAGATCGTGATCGCCAACCCGAGCTCGTTCGCCTCCCGCTCCAACGATGCCTATCTCACGTCCAAGGTCAAGGCGCGCTTCATCGACAATGGCGTGTTCAACCCGCTGCACGTCAACGTCACCACTGAGAATGGCGTGGTTTACCTCATGGGGCTGGTGACGCGGAAGGAGGCGGAGAAGGCGGTGGAAATCGCCCGCACCACCGGAGGAGTCCGAAAGGTCGTCAAGGTGTTCGAGTACATCGACTAG
- the rfaE2 gene encoding D-glycero-beta-D-manno-heptose 1-phosphate adenylyltransferase, producing the protein MTTSAAGLRPPDFEAKICGPDQLPVRLAGIDRPLVFTNGCFDLLHRGHVTYLSQAKALGRSLLVALNTDESVRRLGKGADRPINALEDRMAVIAALGCVDLVTWFDEDTPLSLIQRCRPEVLVKGGDWPLERIVGAREVRSWGGRIVSIPFQFDRSTTSVIERIRRQG; encoded by the coding sequence GTGACGACGTCCGCCGCCGGACTCCGCCCGCCGGACTTCGAGGCCAAGATTTGTGGGCCGGACCAATTACCGGTGCGGCTGGCCGGCATCGACCGTCCTTTGGTGTTCACCAACGGCTGCTTCGACCTGCTGCACCGGGGCCACGTGACCTATCTTTCCCAAGCGAAGGCCCTGGGTCGGAGCCTCCTGGTGGCGTTGAACACGGACGAATCGGTGCGGCGGCTGGGCAAGGGTGCGGACCGTCCCATCAACGCCCTCGAGGACCGCATGGCGGTCATCGCCGCCCTAGGCTGCGTGGACCTGGTCACCTGGTTCGACGAGGACACGCCGCTTTCCCTCATCCAGCGCTGCCGCCCGGAAGTGCTGGTGAAAGGAGGGGATTGGCCTCTTGAGCGCATCGTGGGCGCCCGGGAAGTGCGAAGCTGGGGTGGACGGATCGTCTCAATCCCGTTTCAATTCGACCGCTCGACCACCTCAGTCATTGAGCGGATTCGACGCCAAGGGTAG
- a CDS encoding SPOR domain-containing protein, whose product MRTLFLLLLLANGAVAGYWVLRPSDGGESNLLHQQINPEKIRIVAFEEKAENAPRSGSGRGTTCVEWSGFPSAEAERAASALAAAGLQGKATQRSVEQNAGYWVYLPPPADPAQVDQRIALLRKHGITEYFLVQEPGRFRNAISLGVFRSEELANRFLADVRSKGITTAVIEQRPQRTTLVAFLIKDPDSEQAARLAGLQTQFPGSELKAVACE is encoded by the coding sequence TCTGCGGCCGTCCGATGGAGGCGAGTCCAACCTGCTGCATCAGCAGATCAATCCGGAAAAGATTCGCATTGTCGCCTTCGAAGAGAAAGCGGAGAACGCGCCGCGGTCCGGCTCCGGGCGCGGGACCACGTGTGTCGAATGGAGCGGGTTTCCCAGCGCCGAGGCCGAACGAGCCGCTTCTGCCCTGGCGGCCGCAGGATTGCAGGGCAAGGCGACGCAGCGCAGCGTGGAGCAGAACGCCGGCTACTGGGTCTACCTCCCGCCGCCCGCCGATCCAGCCCAGGTCGACCAGCGCATCGCCCTGTTGCGCAAGCACGGGATCACGGAGTATTTCCTCGTCCAGGAACCGGGGCGGTTCCGCAACGCCATTTCTCTGGGAGTGTTTCGTTCCGAGGAGCTGGCGAACCGCTTCCTGGCGGACGTGCGTTCGAAGGGCATCACCACGGCTGTCATCGAGCAGCGACCTCAGCGCACGACCCTGGTGGCATTCCTGATCAAAGATCCCGACAGCGAACAGGCGGCGCGCCTTGCGGGGCTGCAGACCCAGTTTCCGGGCAGCGAGCTCAAAGCGGTGGCCTGCGAATGA